A genomic segment from Aegilops tauschii subsp. strangulata cultivar AL8/78 chromosome 1, Aet v6.0, whole genome shotgun sequence encodes:
- the LOC109750270 gene encoding transcription factor MYB2 gives MDMDKEYYKACMGMEALPMSPAGLSAVTTEVAMAAATASEDEGDLKRGPWTAEEDMLLVDYISKHGEGRWNSLARCAGLRRTGKSCRLRWLNYLRPDVRRGNITPEEQLLILDLHSRWGNRWSKIAQRLPGRTDNEVKNYWRTRVQKHAKQLHCDVNSDRFRDVVRQVWMPRLLERIQAESSSSAAAAAGVGVPALTRAMSSPAGASQYHCFDHASSGEPSRKVAVTMSPDTSSTLRSSLSPAETSHGAHFPAWGAATTTANVDGSMMQCAGPEAGAIGGDHYVIHGDSLSGSWSELLAATDIPDFEFGNFDDNLWSLEDIYC, from the exons ATGGACATGGACAAGGAGTACTACAAGGCCTGCATGGGCATGGAGGCGCTGCCGATGAGCCCGGCCGGTCTGTCGGCGGTGACGACAGAGGTAgccatggcggcggcgacggcaagcGAGGACGAGGGCGACCTGAAGAGGGGCCCGTGGACGGCGGAGGAGGACATGCTCCTCGTCGACTACATCTCCAAGCACGGCGAGGGGCGCTGGAACTCGCTCGCTCGATGCGCAG GCCTGAGGCGCACTGGGAAGAGCTGCCGGCTCCGGTGGCTGAACTACCTCCGCCCCGACGTCCGGCGCGGCAACATCACGCCGGAGGAGCAGCTGTTGATACTGGACCTGCACTCCCGGTGGGGCAACCGCTGGTCCAAGATCGCGCAGCGCCTCCCGGGGAGGACGGACAACGAGGTCAAGAACTACTGGCGGACCAGGGTGCAGAAGCACGCCAAGCAGCTCCACTGCGACGTCAACAGCGACCGCTTCCGCGACGTCGTCAGGCAAGTCTGGATGCCCCGCCTCCTCGAGCGCATCCAGGCCGAaagctcctcctccgccgccgctgctgcaGGCGTGGGTGTTCCGGCGCTGACAAGGGCGATGAGCTCGCCGGCCGGTGCATCACAGTACCACTGCTTCGATCACGCGAGCAGCGGGGAGCCGAGCCGGAAGGTGGCGGTGACTATGAGCCCTGACACCTCGAGCACGCTCCGGTCTTCTCTGTCACCGGCGGAGACGTCGCACGGAGCCCATTTCCCAGCGTGGGGCGCTGCCACTACCACGGCGAACGTTGATGGCTCGATGATGCAGTGCGCCGGCCCCGAGGCTGGGGCCATAGGCGGCGATCATTACGTCATCCACGGTGACAGCCTCAGCGGGAGCTGGTCGGAGCTCCTCGCCGCCACCGATATCCCGGACTTCGAGTTCGGAAATTTCGACGACAACTTGTGGAGCCTAGAGGACATTTACTGCTGA